One Setaria italica strain Yugu1 chromosome II, Setaria_italica_v2.0, whole genome shotgun sequence DNA segment encodes these proteins:
- the LOC101778320 gene encoding putative clathrin assembly protein At1g25240 produces MTSSVRQWWRRAAAALKDRRSLLLARLRPRRAGSWSWHHHRELEAAVIRATSHEDRWMDYRSAARVFAWARTSPSSLRPAMWALARRARRTRCWVVALKALMVAHGLLLCSGLAPPAARAGRVPFELADFRDRSSSSSSPRSLAFSAFVRAYFRFLDYRSLFAAQEDTDDGDYQMALLDRIAKRQFLLELLQQIRPYGDGMEVPLVLEAMDCALVEIFQVYGEICTGITRFLVGSVPGAAKPPMSKAAAAAGMKVLWRAAEQSARLSSYFDLCRGLGVVNARKLPASFERLKDDDVRNLERILLVDSQDDASDEAVVQGTAPAAVTDAAGSPSTIATVVTTEWVAFDEEKPSARVVACSGGSKGHVGNHWNPFLAAPLDVREVGNLIELY; encoded by the coding sequence ATGACGTCGTCCGTGCGGCAGTggtggcgccgcgccgccgcggcgctcaaGGACAGGAGAAGCCTGCTCCTGGCGCGCCTGCGCCCGCGCCGGGCCGGGTCGTGGTCGTGGCACCACCACCGGGAGCTGGAGGCGGCCGTGATCCGCGCCACGAGCCACGAGGACCGGTGGATGGACTACCGGAGCGCCGCGCGGGTGTTCGCGTGGGCGCGCACGTCGCCCTCGTCCCTGCGCCCCGCCATGTGGGCgctggcgcgccgcgcgcggcggacGCGGTGCTGGGTCGTGGCGCTCAAGGCGCTCATGGTCGCGCACGGCCTGCTCCTCTGCTCCGGcctcgcgccgcccgccgcccgcgccgggcgCGTCCCCTTCGAGCTCGCCGACTTCCGTGAccgctcctcgtcctcgtcgtcgcccaGGTCCCTGGCCTTCTCCGCCTTCGTGCGCGCGTACTTCCGCTTCCTGGACTACCGCTCCCTCTTCGCGGCGCAGGAAGACACCGACGACGGCGACTACCAAATGGCCCTGCTCGACCGGATAGCCAAGCGGCAGTTCTTGCTGGAGCTGCTCCAGCAGATCCGCCCGTACGGCGACGGCATGGAGGTGCCACTCGTGCTCGAGGCTATGGACTGCGCCCTCGTCGAGATCTTCCAGGTGTACGGGGAGATATGCACCGGCATCACGCGGTTCCTCGTTGGCAGCGTACCCGGGGCGGCGAAGCCGCCGATGAgcaaggccgcggcggcggcggggatgaaGGTGCtctggcgggcggcggagcagaGCGCGAGGCTCTCGTCCTACTTCGACCTCTGCCGCGGGCTCGGCGTGGTCAACGCCCGCAAGCTCCCGGCGTCGTTCGAGCGCTTGAAGGACGACGACGTCCGTAACCTCGAGCGGATCCTCTTGGTCGATTCCCAGGACGACGCCAGTGACGAGGCGGTAGTGCAGGGTACGGCGCCAGCTGCCGTGACGGACGCCGCGGGGTCACCGTCGACGATCGCCACGGTGGTGACGACCGAATGGGTGGCGTTCGACGAGGAGAAACCAAGCGCTCGCGTCGTCGCCTGCAGCGGCGGAAGTAAGGGGCACGTCGGTAATCACTGGAACCCCTTCCTCGCCGCGCCGTTGGACGTCCGGGAAGTCGGGAACTTGATCGAGCTTTACTGA